In Brevibacillus marinus, the genomic window GAACTGGTTCAGCGGATCGTCGAGACGATTGTCCGGCCGGCGGCCCAGGGCATGGTGCAGGATGGCATTCCGTTCCGCGGCATCCTCTACACAGGATTGATGCTGACCGTTGAAGGGCCAAAAGTAGTCGAATTTAACGCGCGCTTCGGCGATCCGGAAGCGCAGGTGGTGCTGCCGCTTTTGGAAACGGATCTGTTGGACGTACTGCTGGCCGCTGTCAACGGCGAATTGGCCTCCGTTGAGCTGAAGTGGAAGCAGGAAAACGCGGTCTGCGTGATTATGGCATCTGCCGGCTATCCGGGCGATTATCGGAGAGGCGAGGCCATCAGCGGCCTGGATCATCCGGCGGCGAAGCGGACGGTCGTCTTTCATGCCGGTACGAAGCGGACGGAAGAGGGGCTGGTGACGAACGGGGGGCGTGTGCTGGGCGTGACGGGTCTCGGCAAAAATCTCGTCGAGGCGCGGGAGGCCGCATACAAGGGAGTCCAAGCCATCCACTTTGCCGGGGCGCACTACCGCACGGATATCGGCGAGAAGGCGCTCAGACGACAAAGCTAAAGCGAGCAAAAGGAAGGTCGCTTATTTATAGCGGTACCTTCCTTTTTTTCGCGCTGTATTGACGGCAAAGAAGATCATGACTGCCACCGTTCCGACGATCAGTGCGCCGACAAACAGGTTGTGCGAAAACCACTCGTACAGCGGTGGCCCGAGAATTCTCATCCCGCTCACCTCCTAGTGGGTAGGGTGAAGCGCTGCTTCGTCCTGCTGGGTCTTCGCCTGCTCGCTCTTCGCCGTTTGCGAAGCCTGCCTGTGCCTGTTGGATTCCGCGGCGTGGCTCCCGTTGCCGCTCGCCGTGCCGCTTTTTTCGGAAACAGCAGCTTGCTCCGCGTTTGCCGCGCTGGTTAGCACCTGTTCCATCTCTTGGGTGATCGATTGGATCGTCTGGGTGGCGGGCCGCTGCTGCTCGCTTGTGCTTGCCGCTTTTTCCGCTTGCCCAGACGAGCTGCTGCCGGCCTGCCTCCGGCTGCCGATCGCCTGTTTCAGCAGCTTCAGGCCTTCCCTGTCGCGGGTGCTGAGACCCATGCTGTACAGCATGGGACAAAAACGGGTGATCCCTTCGGCTACTTTCATCGCCGATAAAAACATGAGCATCCATGGTGTGCGATACGGTCTGCGGGACATGCGTCCGATCGCTGCGGCCAGTCCCAGCAAGCCGACCGTGATGCGAATCGCCGCGTCCAGCGTACCGACATTTTTGCGCATGATTCGGCTCCCTCCCTTGTTGTATCGTTAGTGTGTACGGTAGAGAATGAAAACAGACAAGGGAATTTCTGGTGAGTGTAAAATGTTTGTGGGCAGAAAAAAGGAATAATTGGTGAACGATTACGGAAAAGCATGGAAAAAGGCTTCTCTTCTTGGTAGAGCGCATTGACACCGGGAAAATGATTTGATAATTTTATAAATATAAAAATTTTGAAACGTTCATGGCGAAAACAGTGCCGTTTGGATGAAAACCGTTGCATTCCATATCACTGATGTTCAAAGAGACGGATTTCAAAGGGACGGTTGTGGCGGTCGGCGAATTCCATGCTGTGCATTTTTGCGGAAGGGAGGTGGTGTTTACGGCGGTCCGGTTTCCCGATATGTGTCTGAAATAAAACTGATCTAGTTACATTAATCGCGCTGTGTTTTTTGTTTTTTATTTTTTGTCTTTAATGTAACCGAGTTGGTTTCAGAAAGGAGAAAGGAGTGAAAGTTTGAATTATCTTTTGCTCGTATTGGCGCTCGGCAATTTTGCCATCGGGACGGAATCGTTCATGATCGCCGGCGTGCTGCCGGAGCTGGCGGAGGATCTGGACGTCTCCTTGTCGTCGGCGGGGCAGCTGGTGACGGCCTTCTCTTTGGCTTACGCGATCGGATCCCCGGTGTTGGCGATGTTCGCGGGCAGGGTGGAGAGACGAAAACTGCTCGTTGGG contains:
- a CDS encoding EYxxD motif small membrane protein, with amino-acid sequence MRILGPPLYEWFSHNLFVGALIVGTVAVMIFFAVNTARKKGRYRYK
- a CDS encoding YgaP family membrane protein, which produces MRKNVGTLDAAIRITVGLLGLAAAIGRMSRRPYRTPWMLMFLSAMKVAEGITRFCPMLYSMGLSTRDREGLKLLKQAIGSRRQAGSSSSGQAEKAASTSEQQRPATQTIQSITQEMEQVLTSAANAEQAAVSEKSGTASGNGSHAAESNRHRQASQTAKSEQAKTQQDEAALHPTH